DNA from Tursiops truncatus isolate mTurTru1 chromosome 8, mTurTru1.mat.Y, whole genome shotgun sequence:
TTTTGCCATCCTGGAGTATACTGTTGTCCTAACCAACATGGCGTTCCACATGACGGCCTGGTGGGACTTCGGGAACAAGGAGCTGCTCATTACCTCCCAGCCTGAGGAAAAACGGTTCTAAACCCTTCTCTCCTGCTGGCGAGGAGGCCCACTGCCCAGAGAAACTAGGACAGGATACCACTCTGGCCTTCCCTTACCCCCTGCGTCCTCTCTGAGCCCTACTGAAGCTGGGGtagaggggaagaagggaagaaaggcacAGGACAAGGCTTTCCCCGGCCCTACTGGCTTCTCCTTTCCCCCAGCCCACGTGAAGGCACAGGCTCCTTCAAGCAGCATCACCCGTACCTGAGAAGCCCCAAGAAGCTGAGCTGGCAGGAGAGCTCCACCATCTGGTGCTAAAAGAAGTCCTGAGGTTCATAACCACCATCTGGTTCTTGGCCTTTACCTAGCCACCTCTCGCTGAGGTCAGGGACCACTGAGCAGTGGCTGCTACCAGAAAACCGCAGCCATTTCTCCCCATGGGGTCATTCACTTGACCCACGCGTCTAATGATCTACTCTGCACATTCAGGCCTGTGACCACATTCCCCTGCTGAGTATGCCCAGGTGTCCCAGACCTGACTTCCCCTCTGATATGGTGTATGCCCTTCCCTATGTGAGCCTCCTCGTGTCCGTGTGGatgatgggggtgaggggtgggaggcTATATGGTTTCCGAGGGCTCTGCCAATCTGTGCTTCTCCCTGTGGAGGTGGTGTTCTGTACCCAAAGGATACAGAAAAAGCACTGGCACAGCATgtatttcccttcccttctggAATCTCTGGTTTACAGACTCTTCCTCCTTGGCAAAAGGTGCCAGGTAGAGGGGACAGAGGCACAGATTCCTACCCCAAAACGGGCTCTCTGGTGTCCCCCCATCCTCCCTACTGCCTTAGGCCCTGTGCTCTtttggttgtacattttatttcaaaggaaaataaatttttttttttttttgccaacagTCTGGGCTAGGCTTGCTTGTTCGGGGGCTTGTCTCTTTAATGGAACTGAGGGGAGGGAAGACAGGCTCCAGGATGGAGGGAATAAGTCCATGGTAGGGTATGATTCCATGTGGCgtttccccccccccacccccttaggCCTGGAGTCTCCCAAGGCTGGTCCAAGCCTTGATTTGATGAGCAGGAGTGACTGAGCTATCCCTGTGATGACTCCAGGTCTGGAAGCTGGGCTACCTGGGAGAGTCTTGGGTTGAGGCGATGGCCTGAGTTCCAGCCCCAACTCTGACAGTAAAGATTTGTCCCCTTGAGGGTATAAGGGGACAGCTCTCAGATGCACGACTGTGAGAGCACCCACCTGCAGGCTGATGGCTCTCAACCTCTCCCTTTCTGAGTCCTAGATCAGGAAGTTTTTCCTCATGCTTTGCATCCCAGTCTACTACAGAATATGTGGCTGGGCCCCAGAACAAGACTGGCCCCTCCAAGGGAGCCCAGAGCTTTGTTAGGgaaattggggggtggggggaccacAATGAAGCCTATTGTCCCCTGTCCCCTCTTGTAGGAAACAAAAGGCTCCCAGTCTCTGGGGAGCCCTAGCCCATGCCCGGCCCCTGCCCAACCCCCCATGCCCAGCACACAGGGAGGAGCCAGCGCCACTGGAGACAGGAGGTTTTATTGATGCTGATGGGGGTAGGAGGGGCCCCCAGGAGCccagagggggtgggggtggggctgagtcAGTCAGCGGATGCGTAAGGCCTGGGCACATGGGGGTAGGTTAGGGCACATTCATCTTCTTAGGAGTCTGTGGCTCcttctctggggaggggagagagcatcttggggggtggggggcaatttGAAGAGCAGCGAGGGAGAGGTTAGGGATGGCTGAGAGCTCCTAACCtgagagaaggcaccacaatagGCAGCAACATCTGTGTGGAAAGCTGGATCAACTGGTCAgtaggggaaagtggggaggaggCACTGGGTTGGCTTCTTGGGGAGGGGTCCGGCCTTGGCCTGGGTGAGCTCTTGAGCATACCTGGTGTTCCCAAGCAGAGTGGGGCAGGGCCCAAAGCCCCTTTCTCCGTGGGCCTCCTCAAGGAGAAAAAGGCATTCAGGGAGCCCCCTTGGCAAGGGGTGCCAGAATTAGTCCTTAAGGCACAGCTGGGGGCAGACAAGGCGCCAAGGCACAAAGGCACAACTGGTGGCGGGGCAGGGGCAGCCTCCAAGCTGAGTGCCAGGGTCACAAGAGGATGCAGGACCGCCCACGTTTGACGGGCGTGGGGTTGAGCACGGCCCGGACAGCCTCAGCAAACACTTCCTTGACGCCGTCCTGCTGCAGGGCTGAGCACTCGAGGTAGCGCACAGCGTGGATCTGCTTGGCCAGCGCCTGGCCCTGCTGCGGTGTGATGGGTGCCTGGCCCTGCTCCTTCAGGCGCCGTAGGGTGTCAGGCTGGGCTCTCAGGTCCTTCTTGGTGCCCACCAGGAGGATGGGCACGTCGGGGCAGTGGTGGCACACCTCTGGATGCCACTTGTGCCGCACATTCTCATAGGAGGGCGGACTGGCAATGGAGAAACAGATGACAAACACGTTGGTCTGAGGGTAGGAGAGTGTGCGGAGGCGGTCGTACTCCTCCTGGCCCGCTGTGTCCCACAGGTTCAGGTTCACTGTGCGCCCGTCAACGGCACTCTGGGCGCTATAATTGTCGAACACTGTGGGGATGTACTCCTTGGGAAAGGCGTTGGTTGTGTAGCAGATGAGCAGGCACGTCTTGCCCACAGCCCCATCGCCTACCACCACACACTTGATGCTCTGCATGGCGGGTGCAGCTGCTGTGGTGGAGGCTATGCCTCCTTCCCCTTCCGGGCCCCTCTGGATGCAGTGACCTATGGACAGATGAGAGGGATACTCTTGGTTAGGGAGGCCTGTATCCACTGGGAAGAAAGGATGGGGGCATACAGAGGGAAACCAGCTCCAGTTCTTTTAACCTGAACACCATCCTGCAATCCCATCAAGACAGACCTCAGAGAGACAGACACGAAATGGGAGAGAGGCCCTGAGACCACACAAAGATGCTCAGGGATAAAGAGGCTGGCACTAAGGTGTAATATATTATGCAAAGCACATACGTTCTGATGCCAGACTGACAAAGGTCAAAATCTGGTTCTCCTATCTCCTAGATGTATGACCCtaaacaaattacttaacctctctatgtttcatttttctaatctgtaaaatggggataaaataatacctacttcattgggttgttgtgaggattatatgagttaactcatgtaaagcatttagaacagtgtctggtcataataagcattcaataagtattagctacttttatttttcctccggGAAGTACAGACGCAAAAGGAGGGTGCGCATTTGTAGGGATCTACCAGATCCTCTGTCAGATATGGACCCCTCCCACCGAGTAGACTGGAGAGGGCTTCTAGCACAAGGCAGCTGTCCCAGGTCACTCTGAGTTGCAGCCATGGGTGGAGCCTCTCCCAACTCAGGGCCCACACCCTGCCTAGTGCACTGATGCTTCAACTCCAAACCTGACATCTTGGCTACTGAACGCAAACCAAAAggtgcaatgagaaacctgctgAGTAGGGGCACAATTCTCTAGACAGTTGCCCTGTCTCAATCCAGGGTACCCTGGGgatggggaaaaggaaggagagctTACCCCATCATTCTTGGAAGCATGGGAAACCCTATCTGGCCACACATACCCAGGCGGGCAACTCAGTGTAGGAGAACACTGGAGACCGAGCCAGGGCTGGAATTCGGTCTGGAATCTGTGTGTGTAATGATGAATGAGGCAGAGGCTGTGGCTCCCAGATGTCTGCATCTTCTCTCAAGGTAGGGTGAGGCAGATCCTCCAAGCCCAGCCAGAAGGGATGAACAGAAGAGTAAGACAAAAACTTGATTTTCCCCCTTAATCTTCTGTCCCTTTCCTGAGACCATGGGCTGTGCCTCTGAAGAACTTGAGGGGCTTCCAGACTCTTGGGTAGAGAACACAGTGCCATTAAAGCACTATCACTGAGAAGACATGCTGGAATCAGACTGGTCAGGGATTCTAATCACAGCTCCACCAACTAGTCATGTATGATCTCGGGCAACACATTTAAGTTTCCTGAGCCtcaaattttctcatctgtaagatggggataatctTGCCTATTGGGTTAGAGTTGGTCAGAGTATGAAATGAGCTAACATGCAGAAAGTGTTTGGCATGAGGCGTGGCACACAGGAAGTGCCAAATAAATAAGCTGCTGTAATTACCAGTGGGGTGAGTTTCAGAGGAGTCCTAGCTCCAGCCATCACCCTGGTCACCTGGGCAGCTCACAGGGCCTTCAGGTGAGGAACTGCTCTTCTGAGTTGTGGAAAAGAACAGAGCTTCCGGAAACCCTGTGATTATTTATACTGCTGTGGCAGGGGTCCTCCTCTAATTGGCTACTTCCTCTCAGCCATGGGGGACTTTTTCTAGCTAGTATGTGACTTCCTTTCCCTGCTACTCTCTCACGACCAGGCCCCTGCTCCCTGGAAGGGGATAGTCCTGTTTCAGACACACCCAGAGCTCTTAAGTATCCCCCGCTCCACCCCAGCACCTTCACCACTGGcccattttctccatttcacttTATACACAGCAAGACTGCACCCTGGTCTGACAACCTCTTACCTCCCAGCCTGACCTCTCAACCACTGGTTCCAAAGCCTCAAAAATCAcgttgggagagggagggagaatccGCCACTGGGAAGTGGAAAAGGAACTCCATGGTGTGGAACCTGCAGAGGATCCAGGGCTTggtcccagctccctcccaggccccagcttcccctgggaccagctgggagGGAAAtgaattcattctatgaggttgCCTCTCTGgttcacattaaaaatatttccacctTATTTGCATGAGTAAGTGTGTGTGTTCAACCTCAGGAGAGAGGATACAGAGCCTTGGGGTATGGATCCAGGAAGAAAATAAGGACCCTCTAGGGCAGTAGAGAATTTGGGATTGGGAGTCAAGAGAACTAACCTAAGTCCtagccccagctctgctctgcTGCTGACTCACTGTAACCAAGCATGAggcacttaccctctctgagactcagtttcccaaCCCATGAACTGGAGAGAAAAAAGCCTGTGCAAGGGTACTAAGTGGATGAGGTGAGACATTAAGGAATCTGGGAGCAGGAGATAGGACGATGGGGATAGGAAAGGCCCGCAGGAGCactggatgggggtgggagggctgaTCAGTCAAGCAAATGCGTTAAGACCTCAGCATGTGGGGTCAAGTCAGGCCACATTCATCTCAGGATTCTGTGGCTTCTTCCTTGGGGGAGAAGAGACAGCATCTTGGGGTGGTGGGTGTTGGTGCCATTACTTGTGTCCACTGGATTTTCCAGGAGACCCCAGCATCTCGAAAGCACAACTCCTAGGCCTGGAAATCCTCAGTTCCACACAAAGCAGGGGAGTGGGCATGGCAGTGTGACGGGGAACTCTTCCCCCTCAAGCCCAGCACTGGGCTGGCCCAGGCAGGAAGGCAAGGAGGGAACTCTGGCAGGCAGTCACAAGGCCCAAGAGACTGAAAGTACAGCTGGCTCCAGGCAGCTTTCTAGGGAGGGGTTATCAACCAGCAATCAGTAAATCAGCCCTCAAAGGAgcgaggagggagagggaagcttCCGGGCTGGCAAGGGAACAGGGACTGACACCACCGGAAAAGGATCACGAGTGAGGTAGTGTCCAGAAACAAGCAGGGCAGATGCAGTATAGTATAGGGCCAAGAGCACCGGCACCTGAATCTGACCTCCTGGGTTCACCTGCCCACTCTGCCACTTGATTAAAAGCCCTCACAAGGTACAACCCTTTATAGATCACAATATAGATCATATTACATTGTTTTGATCCTTATAACAACTCATTGGTACTATTCCtatttacaggtaaggaaacaaaCCCAGAGCAGTTAAAATAACCCAACGTCACATAGCTAGTCAGCACGGGAGCTAACACAGATGCCAGTTTTTTAACACAGACCCCAGTTTTGCAATCCAAagccctatgttttcctcaatgTGTCACAGAGCCTCCAAGTTACCCCTTAACAGCtgactttgtgaccttgagcaagtaagTCACTTCCCTTCctggaacctcagtttcttcaactgtacaACAGGCATGATAAAACTTGCCCTCCCTGTCTCAAAGGACAGCAGTGAGGATCCTGAGCACAGGAATGAATGTGCTTTCTAAATTCAGAAGTGGGGTGCACAGAGAAGGTGGCAAAAGCAAAGTCTTTCATACCAAGAGGCAGGAATCATTGAGTACGCAGGTGTCTGAGTGGTGGCGGCAGCCCAATTCTCCCTCTTCAGGTCTAGTTCAGACCCTTATCCTCTCTCCCAGGACAACTCTTTTCTCTGAAATCCTATGGCCTGAACTGGGTCAAGTAAGTTCCCACAGCTCATTTAAGGAGGGCACATGCTAAAAGGTAGGGTCTAGCCTGTACCACGCAGGAAAAAGGGACGGTCAACGCTGCAGGAGGCCACACAAGGAGAGTGGCTTGCCTGGGGTTGGGGATCGACTGTGGCTTATTCAccaagtcacttttttttttttttttaaagaaaagaacttttgtttagtaaataaataatatttgcagATTGGTATAGTATTAACCATATTACAATGACTTGTTCTGGCTTTCGATTCCCAGCTTAATTCAGATCATGCCTGGTCCTTCATCTTGGCATTCAGAATTCTTCATAATCTGGCAGgggttttggagtcagatagacctgggtttaaatcctagtTCTGCCACGATGAGCTAGGTAATAGTACCAACCTTATAAGGTTGTTAAACGGATGAAGTGAGTTAAtgcacaatgtatatatataaagcaggTACTCGGCAATGTGAGTTCCCTGCTCCAGAGGGGTCTACATTGTCCTGTGTAAACAAGCCAGGATCATTCTGGCCTCTGAACTTTTACTCTTGTTGTTCTCTCTGCTGCCATTCCTTCTCCCCTCTCAAATCTTCCTGACTCAAAGCCTAGCTTAAGTCTCATGGTCCCACGAGGCTACTGAATTCTCCTTTCTTTGAACTTCCACAGCATGGCCACCCTTTAAATCCTTCTTTGGCTCTGTGTGACTCTCCTTCTCCAGTAGTCATACATAAGTTCCTTAGCTTGTGGATGCCCCCCCAACCCCGAGCAATACTGAAGCTTGAGCTTCTCGACTCCCCTACAGAAAAGCTAAGTATAGAACTTCTGACCTGCTTGCTTCTGTCTGTGTTACTGAGATCTGGACAGACAGGTCAGAAGCTCAGAACTGGGCTGATACCCCCCCAGTCAAAACTGCAATGCTGAATCTTTTTGGACAGCAATAGCAGCCAAAAGCTTTGACTGGGATAGGAAAATCTTTCCTCCCAGTAGCAGCTGGACCTGGCTCCCGCAGGGAGCACAGCCCATGGGGCTCACCCTGAGTGTAGTCCCCAGAGCCCAGCTTGTACCCAGTGGGGCCTGGTCTTGGGTGTGGCCCAGGCAGGCCCAGAatgggggaggaaaaggaagcagtGGATTGCCTGATTGCCAGATCTCCTGATTGCCAGATCTCTGTGGCCATAATAGCAGGGGAAGTGTCCCAactgggagtggaggaggggaggaataGGCCCGAAGAGATGGGGGAGTGTGGAGGCAATAGGAACTTACTACAGCCTTCTAATCTGCCTCCCTGACACGGGGGATCCCCTTTTGCAGCCCTCGCTGAAACTCATTCTGACTGTAATCCATCACTCTGGGTATTCTGATCCTAAGCTCTGGCCACATCACCCTGATCCTCTCTACAAGCAACCTCTACATTCTCTTTCCCAAAACACATCAAGCAGCCATATTCACTGTCCCGGTGGGAATCCAGTATTTCTCCTCCATTTCCATCCTTCAACCCCCCACCCAGCAGCCCAGAAGACTCCAGTTGCCTCAAAGGATCCCCCAATTGGTCCTCCAGAGCCAAGCATCATTGCCACCTCCTTCAGGGAAGTTTTGTAAATCACCCAAGTCACAAATGACTTATCCCATCCATGGTCTGGTCCCATTTTCTCACAAGTGCATTATCTTAGTCACGTGGAAGCTGATCTGAATCTTATCTCTTGTCACTAGACTGGGAGGACCTAGAGGGCAAGGTCCCGGCTGATCTGTCTCCCCAGGCTGAGCACAGCACACAGTGGCTGTCAGTAAAAAGCTGAATGAACACAATCTGTCCTTCATGTCTTTGCACATGGGAGCTCCTCTTCCTGGAATTCTgcttcctgcccccaccccctcaccctaCCCCACAGCCTCCCAGTCCTTTAGGGCCCAGCTCCATTCCCCAGCTTCTCCAGGACACCACAGCCACCCCTTCTTCTGCCCTACCTTCCCCAGCACTGTTATTATGGTTCACTGTGCTGAACTTAACAGGATGCCTCATGAGGAGGGAAATCTGTCCTGCTTACTTCCAGAAGCCCAGCAGAGAGCTGAGCAAAAGCTGCAGACTGACACACATCTCCTCCCTCATCAATTCAGATTTTGACTCTGGGAACAAGGAAGAGCCTCCATGCCCAGGAGACATCAGACAAAGGTAACTAACTTCCTCCCCCTGAGGAgtacaattcagagtaatgaacACATTGGCTAGATTGTCTTGTCCTCAACTGGAAGGGTGAGAGGGGTGGAGCAGGCATAGCTCTAGCCCAGTGGTGATGAGGAAGATGCGTAGGAAAAGTGGTCCTGATGAGGCTAAGGACTGGGGATATCTGAAGACCAGGATTGGTCAAGGACGAGGCTAGGGTCAGGGTCATGGTCATGGTTAGTGTTAGAAACAGCTTCAGAAGCTCTGCCagtctgtctgtttgttttgaaGGGAGGAGTGGAGGAGAGATGGTACGAAGAGGCTCAAAGGGGCTGCAGCTGGGCtaggaggaggaagctgggggagACATGAGGTCAGCGTGGGGCTGGGACCAGGCCAAGGGCtgagtctctctttttcttccccttctctcatTAGCAGGGGCAGAACCCAAGACAGCCTAGTTcccagccttaaaaaaaaattcacactggAGAATTCTCCACCTCTTGCCATTCTCCACCCTTCAGCCCCTGCAGAGGATCCTGCACTCCACGGATAGGGTAAGAGACGGAGCGAGTTGACTTTACCCACTAGGGactggagaggaggaggaaacaaGACAGCTATAGCTGGGAGGGCTGTGGGAGGCTGGGACCCTTTCACTCAGTCCcagttcccttccttcttctctcggTGTCCCAGCACCTGAGATGCTCCACACACAGTAAGTCCCAGGGTTAGGGCAGCTCTGGCTGGGGGAGCTAAggaggctgcccctcccccatcaggcAGCACAGAGGAAGGCCCAACACTTGCTTCCTtctgccttcctcctccccacctaACAGCAGCTCAGCAGTCCTGGGGCCCCATGAAAGGCCCGTGAAGTGGCACTTCCTTTGCCTTTGCTCACTTCGCACGAGGCTGTACAGAAGTGCCATCCTCCCAATCCTGCCTCCCCCACCTGAAAACACCCACAGAGAGACCCAGGGGTGCCCAGTCCCTTGAACCCCGCCCCAGATCTGAGGGGGTTtccacaagggaaaaaaacatcagGGAGGAAACTCCGGCATCTATTTTCCACTGTCAGTTGGGGCAGAGCTGGAGCAGGGCACCGGGTACCCCCCCACATTGCTGAGCCCTGGCAAAATCCTTGACACTCTCTGCCCTCTTCTCTTGTGCTTTGGGGAAAGGGGCCACAGCACTTGTCCCAGACAGATACTTAGACCTGTTCAAGGCTGGGTCCAGAGTCAGGGGCACAGCTATGAGGAGCCTCTTGAGGGAAAGAGAGTCAGAGCCATCAGTATTCTGTATGTTCTTTGGAAGTATTGATAGGCAACTTCTTAATCTTGAAGCTGAGCCACAAGAGACAAAGCTGACTAGGGTTATACAGAGGGTTGCGAGCAAATCCAGGACAAGGACCTGGGTCtcctgacctccagcctgggaatgGGCccatctctctgacctcattcAGGATGACCCTACCATGGTTTATCCCTTCAGGAAATGGGCCAAAGGGGCCAGGTTGGTGTCTGAGCCCGTTTTGCTTCCAGGGCCTCATGCCTAGCCCATGCCGGGGCATCCATGATTTAGAACTGACATTACTGGACAGACAGCCACCCTGAACTAGCCGAGGAGAGCCTCCTCTAGGCTCAGCTCCTGGGGAGATGCCCTCCCCCCATGACATGAGGACAAAAGAGGAAGCTGGACCCTGGACAGGAAAACCCATCTGTTCTGGGGAGGCGGCCCAGGCTTTGTCTTTGGTTTCCCTCCTCAAAGAACCCTACAAGCCTCACCACTAATGGGTCTATACTCTGTATGGAGAGGGGTCTTCAGTCGGGGACCACATCTTCTTCACAGTTGCCCTGCTACCCTCATTCTTATATCTTCTCAACTGTCTCGCTACAGCCACAACCTCTCAAATCTTCCTGCTTATTACCCCCTAAAAGCTCACACCAGCCACCTCAACTGCCTTAGTATCTTGCCAGAAACAACTCTCCGTATTCTCAACCAGGATCTGTAACAATCTTGTATCAGCCACTTCTGTTCATGTCAAGACCCTGACCATATTTCTTTAGCCAAGACCTCAAGGGCAGCCTCCCTTGAGGGATATAGCAGACACATatcccccaccctcatccccccACAAAATATTTCCCCACTTAGATTCCTCCCACCCTGGTTATATTTTTCCAGCAGTGAATTTCATGCAATTAGCTCAAACCTCCAGTGGGGCCACATCTTGCCTGGGAGAACCCGTCTCATCCATCCTGTCTTCACTCTTAGAGTCCTGTGGGTTGCTCAGTTATCTAAAATAAGTACTGGTTTGGCAGGTGGGGAGTCAGGACTCCTGGGTGGTTTTTTACTGAGCCCTGATGCTGGGAAAGTGCCTTGCATACATATCCTTCCCTGAGCTGGGATTTTTATGTAGGTCCCTGGGATTTCCTGCTGGGGCCAAACCCCCCTGTACCTCCCAGAATCAGAGTAGCAGAGACAGGAGTGTGGAGGAAGGGACAATCCATGGGAGAGGGACAACGGTGAGAAGGAAAGAGCACAGAATGGGGAACAGGGATAGTCCTTAAATCTAGCTGTGCTTGGGAATCCCATAAAAAATAGCACTTGCTCCCCtccacttctcttttcttctagtgGACAGAAATGAATAGAGTAGACTTGAGGAGGTAGAGAGAAACAGGATCTCTCAGCATGCATCCCAAAGGCTTAAAGAAGGAGCTCTAGAATGGGAACAGCAAGAGCTTATAGAGCCAGGCTGGAATACAGTTAGACTTGCAAGAAATTCCCGAAAGAGAGGGAATAGGGTCCTAGGTGAGGGGGGCATGTTAAGGATGTGTGAAGGCAGAGGGGTGAGCAGAACTCCAGAGAGCTTCCTGGTCACCAAGGCCTTGATGCAGCCCTGGGCACATGGGAATCTGGCCTGCGCAGGCCTTGGAAGGCAGCAGGAAAGAGGGGGCAGACACCTTTGCCTCAtacccttctttttttcctgaactgGAACTACCACAGTTAAGACTGAACTTAGACCAGCTATAGTCTTCCCTCCAGAATCCTGCCTTtacccctccctttccttccatcACACCTAGTTGACCTGGTCCCATTGTCCCCACAAGGTGGTGCTGGAACCAGTGAGTACTGGAGTCAGGGACCTTTAGGCTGTCCCCCAGCTTCCAGGCCTGGCCTCTTGATCAAGCACCCAAGGGTCTGGGGGATTTTGATTTCCCACGGCCTCTCTCACCAGACCTATTCCTGTGTCACTCTACCCTGATACCCTGACTGCTACAGACTGCTTCCTCCTACCTAACCACAACCTCACCCACTGCAGGTTCCCTTCATTCTGCTGGCTTCCCCTGCTCTGGGCCCTCACAAGGCTGAGGGCAGTTATTTTGTCTCCAAAAGATAAAGATGTGGACATGCAGACACttgcatgcacatacacatatacagcGGTTTTCCAGCCCTTTCATCACCTCTACCAAGGGGAGGCTGCAGCCTGCCTCTCTGAACTAGGGAGGTCTGAAAAGGCTCCCCAAAGCTGGAGATAAGtggcagaaaggaaaggagaagagagggatcCAGAGGAATGAGGGGAGATAGAAGAAACAGAGGGTGGATGTGTGTGCAGGAGCCAGAAGCTGGGCacggaagggagggggaaggccACTGGGAGA
Protein-coding regions in this window:
- the RHOG gene encoding rho-related GTP-binding protein RhoG, with the protein product MQSIKCVVVGDGAVGKTCLLICYTTNAFPKEYIPTVFDNYSAQSAVDGRTVNLNLWDTAGQEEYDRLRTLSYPQTNVFVICFSIASPPSYENVRHKWHPEVCHHCPDVPILLVGTKKDLRAQPDTLRRLKEQGQAPITPQQGQALAKQIHAVRYLECSALQQDGVKEVFAEAVRAVLNPTPVKRGRSCILL